A region from the Candidatus Electrothrix scaldis genome encodes:
- a CDS encoding zf-TFIIB domain-containing protein, translating into MKKTCPCCTNVELRKAVRRGVEIDYCPDCNGIWLDNGELNKIVTESIQASVPPPPPTSSTSSEVSEKESRTSIFKSFLDLMGSTKDDAVDGFADKPDDDFTSPNKT; encoded by the coding sequence ATGAAAAAAACTTGTCCTTGCTGTACGAATGTGGAACTCCGCAAAGCTGTACGGAGAGGGGTGGAGATTGATTACTGCCCTGATTGTAATGGAATATGGCTTGATAACGGCGAGCTGAATAAGATCGTTACGGAGTCCATCCAGGCATCAGTACCCCCGCCTCCTCCAACTTCCTCCACTTCCTCAGAAGTTTCTGAGAAGGAATCAAGAACGTCCATCTTCAAATCGTTCCTGGATCTCATGGGAAGCACCAAGGATGATGCGGTCGATGGTTTTGCTGATAAGCCTGATGATGATTTTACCTCTCCAAATAAGACATAA
- a CDS encoding DUF3039 domain-containing protein, producing the protein MHKEKVMKVTGDRPGKGTYVCMTCGQKVVIKDDDEKLPVCPKCHGSMWH; encoded by the coding sequence GTGCATAAGGAGAAGGTTATGAAGGTAACAGGAGATCGTCCAGGAAAAGGCACCTATGTTTGTATGACCTGCGGACAAAAAGTCGTGATAAAAGATGATGATGAAAAACTTCCTGTATGTCCCAAATGTCATGGGTCCATGTGGCATTAA
- a CDS encoding response regulator: protein MQKILIVDDKEQNLFTLKKVLADLDVEFVQATHGNDALKATLHNDFALAILDVQMPDMDGYELAELLRSDPKTENLPIIFLSAVYHDDYHVFKGYDSGAVDFITKPYEPKILLSKVNFFLQLHQQKLALEKAFELEKAKNYLENILFSMTDAIFVINAQGEIEICNLGSQALVGYAQGELLGQPLYAYLTEEICTSWMQSFIFDENTEPLQNHETILQAADKEDIPVLASASAIRDEAGELHGAVFLLRDLRDRKKLEDQVFRSKRMESIGLMAGGVAHDLNNILAGIIGYPELLLKTLPKDSNLREPLEAIWESGQRAAMVVADLLTVARGVAIAKEVRDLSVLIGEYLASPEQKKLEGLYSDISFQQEFRASQSDIFCSPLHIKKCLMNLVTNAAEAVVDSGTVTISTHNEYIDESKAQENKIKAGEYVVLRVEDTGSGIPEENLQHIFEPFYTKKVMGRSGTGLGLTVVWNTVQDHESKIMVSSNDKGTCFTVYFPLSKEKIAVPEESGPLEEAPAPSGLVLIIDDEPQLRDIAARMLRSLGYSADSVCSGELAIKYLMDKQVDLIVIDMQMEPGMNGYETYREIIKIYPGQKAIIVSGYSDSADVKATLKLGANGFIKKPYSLEQLGRAVQGALKK from the coding sequence ATGCAAAAGATACTTATCGTTGATGATAAGGAGCAGAATCTCTTCACGTTGAAAAAGGTTCTTGCTGACCTTGATGTGGAGTTTGTTCAGGCAACCCACGGTAATGATGCCCTCAAGGCAACCCTGCATAATGACTTTGCGCTGGCCATACTTGACGTCCAGATGCCGGACATGGACGGTTATGAATTAGCTGAACTCCTGCGCAGCGATCCAAAAACAGAGAACCTTCCTATTATCTTTTTATCAGCGGTCTATCATGATGATTATCATGTCTTTAAGGGATATGATTCCGGGGCTGTTGATTTTATTACCAAACCTTATGAGCCGAAGATCCTGCTCAGTAAGGTAAATTTCTTTTTACAACTGCACCAACAAAAGTTGGCCTTAGAAAAGGCCTTTGAGCTGGAAAAAGCAAAGAACTACCTGGAAAATATTCTTTTTTCCATGACTGATGCGATCTTTGTTATTAATGCTCAGGGCGAGATAGAGATCTGCAATCTGGGCAGTCAGGCGCTTGTTGGCTATGCACAGGGTGAGCTTCTGGGCCAGCCGTTGTATGCATATCTCACCGAGGAGATTTGTACTTCCTGGATGCAGAGCTTTATCTTTGATGAGAACACAGAGCCTTTGCAAAATCATGAAACCATTTTGCAAGCAGCGGACAAGGAGGACATCCCGGTTCTTGCCTCTGCTTCCGCAATTCGTGATGAGGCAGGCGAGTTGCATGGTGCCGTCTTTCTTCTCAGGGATTTGCGGGACCGAAAGAAGCTGGAGGACCAGGTTTTTCGCTCCAAGCGGATGGAGTCCATCGGGCTGATGGCCGGAGGGGTTGCCCATGATCTGAATAACATCCTGGCTGGTATCATCGGTTACCCGGAGTTGCTTCTGAAGACCCTGCCAAAGGACAGTAATCTGCGGGAACCGCTTGAGGCCATTTGGGAATCCGGTCAGCGGGCCGCTATGGTGGTGGCTGACCTGTTAACCGTTGCCCGTGGTGTTGCCATTGCCAAAGAAGTCCGAGACCTGAGTGTCTTGATTGGTGAGTATCTGGCTTCACCGGAACAGAAGAAGTTAGAGGGACTGTATTCTGATATTTCCTTTCAGCAGGAGTTTCGGGCTTCGCAGAGTGATATTTTTTGCTCCCCCTTGCATATTAAGAAATGCCTCATGAACTTGGTGACCAATGCTGCTGAGGCTGTTGTGGACAGCGGCACGGTGACCATCTCCACGCATAATGAGTATATTGATGAGAGCAAGGCACAGGAAAATAAAATAAAGGCCGGAGAATATGTTGTTCTTCGCGTTGAAGATACCGGCTCAGGTATCCCGGAGGAAAACCTCCAGCATATTTTCGAGCCCTTTTATACCAAGAAGGTGATGGGGCGAAGCGGTACCGGCTTGGGCCTGACTGTGGTTTGGAACACGGTACAGGACCATGAAAGTAAGATCATGGTGAGCAGTAACGACAAGGGGACCTGCTTTACGGTGTATTTTCCCCTGAGTAAAGAAAAGATTGCTGTGCCAGAGGAGAGCGGCCCCCTGGAAGAAGCGCCTGCTCCCAGCGGCCTTGTGCTGATTATTGATGATGAACCCCAGTTGCGTGATATTGCCGCAAGAATGTTGCGCTCTCTCGGCTATAGCGCGGATTCAGTTTGCTCGGGAGAACTGGCGATTAAGTATCTTATGGACAAACAGGTTGATCTCATTGTGATAGATATGCAGATGGAGCCGGGGATGAACGGCTATGAAACCTATCGGGAAATCATTAAGATATATCCTGGGCAGAAGGCGATTATTGTCAGTGGATACTCTGACAGCGCGGATGTGAAGGCCACCTTAAAGTTAGGGGCAAATGGTTTTATTAAAAAGCCCTACTCGCTGGAGCAGTTGGGGAGGGCTGTGCAAGGTGCCTTGAAAAAATGA
- the ald gene encoding alanine dehydrogenase: MIIGIPQEIKKDEHRVALLPVGCELLCKDGHRVLLQKGAGLGSGYADAAYQEAGAELVETAAELFERAEMIMKVKEPQPEEIARFRPGQLVFCFFHFAGSRKLTEACLEKGISAVAYETLTDSQGRLPLLTPMSEVAGKMAIQQGAKCLERPMGGSGVLLGGVPGVAPAHVVIIGGGVVGTNAARIAAGFGANVVILDVNLERLRYLDTILAANVSTVYSDPHAILEYARRADLLVGAVLVPGARAPMLIDRAILQAMKKGSVLVDVCIDQGGCCVTSRPTTHSDPVYVEEGVVHYCVANIPGAVSRTSAKALCNATLPYCRELAGVGLDAFIKRSPGRAAALNMRDHKLLCSAVAKTFPDLPSV; the protein is encoded by the coding sequence ATGATCATCGGAATACCTCAGGAAATCAAGAAAGATGAACACCGGGTGGCTCTCTTGCCGGTTGGCTGTGAACTTCTGTGTAAAGACGGTCATAGGGTTTTGTTGCAAAAGGGCGCAGGCCTGGGCAGCGGGTATGCAGATGCGGCATACCAGGAGGCCGGAGCAGAGCTAGTTGAGACCGCAGCAGAGCTCTTTGAGCGGGCCGAGATGATCATGAAGGTGAAAGAGCCTCAGCCGGAAGAAATTGCCCGATTTCGTCCGGGCCAGCTGGTGTTTTGCTTTTTTCATTTTGCCGGATCCCGAAAATTGACCGAGGCCTGCCTGGAAAAAGGAATCTCAGCTGTAGCCTACGAGACCCTGACAGACTCCCAGGGACGGCTTCCTCTGTTGACCCCCATGAGCGAGGTGGCCGGGAAGATGGCCATTCAGCAAGGTGCAAAATGTCTGGAACGGCCAATGGGCGGAAGCGGAGTCCTGCTGGGCGGTGTTCCGGGAGTGGCTCCTGCCCATGTTGTGATCATCGGCGGCGGGGTGGTTGGAACCAATGCGGCCCGGATTGCCGCTGGCTTTGGGGCCAATGTGGTGATCCTGGATGTCAACCTGGAGCGTCTGCGCTATCTGGATACCATCCTGGCCGCTAATGTGAGCACGGTCTACAGTGATCCTCATGCAATTCTGGAATATGCCCGGAGAGCGGACCTGCTTGTCGGAGCCGTTCTGGTGCCAGGAGCAAGAGCCCCCATGCTCATTGATCGGGCCATCCTGCAGGCAATGAAAAAGGGTTCGGTGTTGGTGGATGTCTGCATCGACCAAGGTGGCTGTTGTGTTACCAGCCGTCCCACAACGCATAGTGATCCGGTCTATGTCGAAGAGGGAGTTGTGCATTATTGTGTCGCCAATATCCCAGGGGCTGTCAGCAGAACCAGCGCCAAGGCCCTGTGCAATGCCACGCTTCCCTATTGCCGGGAGCTTGCCGGAGTCGGATTGGATGCCTTTATCAAGCGTTCTCCCGGACGGGCTGCTGCCCTGAATATGCGTGACCATAAGCTGCTTTGTTCGGCAGTAGCCAAGACGTTTCCTGATTTGCCCTCTGTCTAG
- a CDS encoding META domain-containing protein: MRIHFRLFFLLVLLLAGCVPRQKHVASPGALTFPHPLPAVFQAHLDLKRCPSTSFELVLRPDGMYYLQMEKEIPGRAALQAEVGVWRYTAENQTLLLRSYNRASRFFRFTGKKVLKLLKVSGGMMPQLVRYDFTLAKTAPRYEGLVRMQGMYSRQRGRGFFRECLSGARFPLASGDQTAGIEQSYQEILHGRDESLLVTLDMRLAKGSGRRNLLMPLRSVSLDPYHSCRGKDRRIATIANNRWYLTELAGKTVTPESVTNPPFLKVQSGEQLIQGFAGCNNFTGSWLFADNDFVFSRIRSTRMACPLGMEVEDAFLQALDATRRYAIKGDILSLHDRRGRVLARLRYSRPLTDLDFSYLAADQEEVDEDALPADALASPESRVETGGAVPASVVRTPVREVNEKILPLPEPEQASHKKAFHEIKVVKPKKKVAKKKKVRAVAQPAQAKEVVPAPKPSAPSVDQTKQEQEKQQQHEPQQEQQNKQQNEKVVVPPPAPVDQEKSVVGKKEAKASVGNGINVDPTSLPQTPSQEEREFARELPLPIPEKNAPPIESEGRVVNNEVEIPVEQPAGQEQIQTGTEGEPTSPPALPPIPEEDEGEQKIQAEPVIMEENGEQVPAAETSQQDLQEENKAEPDDLPFPEVMNQELQGKAEETVMALPEENAMEVSPSSEERKPAESTTGPKQPEVQAQVEGNTVKQIAPVTIPTP; the protein is encoded by the coding sequence ATGCGTATACATTTCCGCCTGTTCTTTCTTCTTGTCCTGCTCCTCGCAGGCTGCGTTCCCCGGCAAAAACATGTTGCGTCTCCTGGGGCACTGACCTTTCCTCATCCTCTTCCTGCGGTGTTTCAGGCGCATCTGGACCTCAAGCGATGTCCGTCGACCTCCTTTGAGCTGGTTCTGCGGCCTGATGGCATGTATTACCTCCAAATGGAGAAGGAAATCCCAGGTCGTGCTGCGCTGCAGGCCGAGGTCGGCGTATGGCGATATACGGCAGAGAATCAGACTCTCCTGCTACGCAGTTATAACAGGGCGAGTCGTTTTTTTCGCTTTACAGGAAAAAAGGTTCTGAAGCTCCTCAAGGTCTCTGGTGGCATGATGCCCCAGCTTGTTCGCTATGATTTTACCCTGGCCAAGACAGCGCCTCGTTATGAGGGCCTGGTGCGTATGCAGGGGATGTATAGTCGGCAGCGCGGACGGGGATTTTTTCGGGAATGCCTGAGCGGGGCACGCTTTCCTTTGGCGAGTGGTGACCAGACAGCTGGTATTGAGCAATCCTATCAGGAGATTCTGCATGGCCGGGATGAATCACTGTTGGTGACGTTGGATATGCGTCTTGCCAAGGGCTCAGGCAGGAGGAACCTGCTGATGCCGCTTCGTTCGGTTAGCCTTGATCCCTACCATTCCTGCCGGGGAAAAGATCGACGTATTGCCACGATTGCCAATAACCGCTGGTATTTGACAGAACTGGCCGGAAAGACTGTCACCCCTGAGAGCGTGACGAATCCGCCATTTTTGAAGGTGCAAAGCGGTGAGCAGCTGATCCAGGGCTTTGCAGGCTGTAATAATTTTACCGGCAGTTGGCTTTTTGCGGATAATGATTTTGTTTTCAGCAGGATTCGTTCAACCCGGATGGCCTGTCCTCTTGGTATGGAGGTCGAAGATGCCTTTTTACAGGCCCTGGATGCTACCCGGCGATATGCGATTAAAGGGGATATTCTGAGCCTGCATGACCGACGAGGACGGGTCTTGGCCCGCCTTCGTTACTCCCGTCCCTTAACAGACCTGGATTTCAGCTATCTGGCAGCTGATCAGGAAGAGGTTGACGAGGATGCCCTTCCCGCTGATGCTCTCGCTTCACCGGAAAGCCGGGTGGAGACAGGCGGGGCTGTTCCTGCCTCTGTGGTTCGTACCCCTGTGCGGGAGGTTAATGAGAAAATTCTTCCTCTTCCTGAACCTGAACAAGCTTCCCATAAGAAAGCCTTTCATGAGATAAAGGTGGTCAAACCAAAGAAGAAGGTCGCAAAAAAGAAAAAGGTGCGAGCTGTTGCCCAACCCGCTCAAGCCAAGGAGGTTGTTCCTGCTCCAAAGCCTTCAGCACCTTCTGTTGACCAGACCAAGCAAGAACAGGAAAAGCAGCAACAGCACGAGCCACAACAGGAGCAACAAAATAAACAGCAAAATGAAAAGGTTGTTGTGCCACCTCCAGCTCCCGTTGATCAAGAAAAGAGCGTGGTAGGAAAGAAAGAGGCAAAAGCTTCTGTTGGGAATGGGATAAACGTCGACCCCACTTCTCTTCCTCAGACACCCTCTCAGGAAGAGAGAGAGTTCGCGCGAGAGTTACCTCTGCCTATCCCAGAAAAGAATGCTCCTCCGATTGAATCAGAAGGGAGAGTGGTGAATAATGAAGTGGAAATCCCTGTTGAACAGCCTGCGGGGCAAGAGCAGATACAGACAGGTACGGAGGGAGAACCTACATCGCCTCCTGCCTTGCCTCCCATCCCTGAAGAAGATGAGGGCGAGCAAAAAATCCAGGCTGAGCCAGTTATAATGGAGGAGAATGGCGAGCAGGTTCCTGCTGCTGAGACCTCGCAACAGGACTTGCAGGAGGAAAACAAAGCTGAGCCAGATGACTTACCTTTTCCTGAAGTGATGAATCAGGAGCTGCAAGGGAAGGCCGAAGAAACTGTGATGGCCCTGCCGGAAGAGAATGCTATGGAGGTTTCTCCTTCGAGTGAAGAAAGAAAGCCTGCCGAGTCTACCACAGGGCCGAAACAGCCTGAAGTGCAGGCTCAGGTTGAGGGGAATACCGTAAAACAGATCGCTCCTGTCACGATACCCACGCCTTAA
- a CDS encoding outer membrane lipoprotein carrier protein LolA: MCRILLFFCLLFISCFAVSSGLAANAHAEEEDFRIESIQADFIQEKHLKILAKPIISTGKLLFQAPGSLRWEYTSPFASILLMHEGKVKRFIERNGIFQEETGMQLDAMQVVLTEISSWLDGRFTDNELFAVSFPDDKTVELTPKDQAFGKLIEKIELKLSEQKGLLDQVTITEGPGASTIMRFSNRVLNQAIPARSFTQR; this comes from the coding sequence GTGTGTCGCATCCTCCTTTTTTTCTGTCTTTTATTTATTAGCTGCTTTGCCGTTTCTTCCGGGCTTGCGGCCAACGCGCACGCAGAAGAAGAGGACTTTCGCATTGAGTCCATCCAGGCGGATTTCATCCAGGAAAAGCACCTCAAGATCCTAGCTAAGCCCATTATCTCGACTGGCAAACTGCTCTTCCAAGCCCCCGGTTCCCTGCGCTGGGAGTATACCAGCCCCTTTGCCTCCATCCTGCTCATGCACGAGGGCAAAGTCAAACGCTTCATCGAGCGTAATGGTATTTTTCAGGAAGAGACAGGCATGCAGCTTGATGCGATGCAGGTGGTCCTGACAGAGATCAGCAGCTGGCTTGATGGTCGTTTTACGGACAATGAACTCTTCGCCGTGTCCTTTCCTGACGACAAAACCGTTGAGCTGACCCCGAAAGACCAGGCCTTTGGTAAGCTGATCGAAAAAATCGAGCTGAAACTCTCTGAGCAAAAAGGTCTGCTGGATCAAGTCACCATCACCGAGGGACCTGGGGCGAGCACGATTATGCGCTTCAGCAACAGGGTGCTGAATCAGGCGATCCCGGCCCGATCATTCACGCAACGATGA
- the fabG gene encoding 3-oxoacyl-ACP reductase FabG produces MSNKQEKETAIVTGGSKGIGRAICVELARKGYYVVVNYMGDKNGAEQTLAQVEEQGGQGEICQFDIRDREKVEQVIEKIAEQRGSIDVLVNNAGIIADGLFMMMKPENWNAVLDTSLNGFYNMTRPVLEKMVRKRKGSIISISSASSLVPNRGQANYAAAKAGLNAASRTVATEVARLGIRVNVVAPGLIETDMIQEVPKDHIKSMIPMARIGKPEEVAKVVGFLCSDAASYVTGQVISVNGGMI; encoded by the coding sequence ATGAGTAACAAACAGGAAAAGGAAACCGCCATCGTGACCGGCGGCAGCAAGGGAATCGGCAGGGCCATCTGCGTGGAACTGGCCCGGAAGGGCTACTACGTTGTTGTCAATTATATGGGCGATAAAAACGGGGCCGAGCAGACCCTGGCCCAGGTTGAAGAACAGGGCGGCCAGGGAGAAATCTGCCAATTTGATATCCGGGACCGGGAAAAGGTCGAACAGGTCATTGAGAAAATCGCGGAACAACGGGGCAGCATTGATGTCCTGGTCAATAATGCGGGTATTATTGCTGACGGCCTGTTCATGATGATGAAGCCGGAGAACTGGAACGCTGTCCTTGATACCAGCCTGAACGGATTTTATAATATGACCCGTCCGGTCCTGGAAAAAATGGTGCGCAAACGCAAGGGCTCCATTATCTCCATCTCCTCAGCCAGCTCCCTGGTGCCCAACAGGGGCCAAGCCAATTATGCCGCCGCCAAGGCAGGCTTGAACGCGGCCAGCAGAACCGTGGCCACCGAGGTAGCCCGCCTGGGTATTCGGGTCAATGTGGTTGCTCCAGGCCTCATTGAAACGGATATGATCCAGGAGGTGCCTAAGGACCATATCAAATCCATGATCCCTATGGCCCGGATCGGTAAACCAGAGGAAGTCGCCAAGGTAGTCGGTTTTCTCTGCTCGGATGCAGCCTCCTACGTAACCGGCCAGGTCATCTCAGTCAACGGAGGCATGATCTAG
- a CDS encoding AAA family ATPase, with amino-acid sequence MRIDRLDLLAYGPFTEQSLDLSEGNFGLHLIYGDNEAGKSTSLRSLIAWLFGIPARTNDNFLHSNAQLRIGGQLRRTDGSTIEFTRKKGNKNTLLKYGTNEALDETVLTPFLPANIDETLFTKLWGINHERLIAGGRELLDQSGHLGEALFSAATGTSNLREVLLDMQNSATQIFKPRGSKARLNREIAAYKEARKRIKEATLPVADWKKLQKELSETIAAIEKIEKEIEAKGKVKIRLERVNRVKGALAERRSVLEKIQALGQVDLMPEDFEEKRKTAVSKLQSANETKERLEAKLFALTNESNALNVRNDLLENEEAILALYKELGAVEKTLIDRPQQDGKRRLLRNEAENLLKTVRPDVSLDQADDLRPLLNNKKWLSELARTHSLLVQNKEQTQASLRDIEDKRKSLRKEIEDNPESDLDVKELKAAIAVARKAGNVEQRLAEAQKQAADEHEACHNELARLGRYSGSLDSLLTLPLPVPETLDQFEKERDELLEEYKDTTRKTQERNEEKRQAEQDLNALLLQSDVPTLADLETSRDVRNMGWQLIKRKYINQTDVAENEVTKNELAAYTQDGDLPAAYEKKVKSADQISDRLRMDADQVVKRAELESKIATLQVQIDDFQKALDHLKTKQHDLQARWSTIWKPLRIEAGTPREMKQWLFKVKNLIEKLQTAKRSSTHESNLSKECEQLKQAVAAQISKFDASAKTQEMNLESLLSICEQRVKEEEVLRAQQERNEHLLKESEIHLRRQQDELKSIEAKLSGWTQEWTKVIEGLGLKEDDHPEYAVETFENLLLFFDKYDKSEELRKRIYGMDQVEERFENKVFAFADSIGFQKEGLEASTIAARLNKELNSAREARASLIEIESQCRGIKDEIKDTNITIRNSEKQLAVLRMQAKVETDEELVAAGEKSNNKRDLQGKLEMLEQELNRNGDGLRVEELERELEASEIDTLEGELEIVSDELKELHGERDQLRDQRQTIQHEINAQDGSASAANASEEAEEHLAGIASHAEQYLRLQAAALILEQQIEKYRKTNQAPVLARAGTLFSRLTLGSYTGLRDELDDKGNPILLGVRPDDKEVAIEGMSEGSRDQLYLSLRLATLEQHLGKGEPMPFIVDDILIGFDDKRTRVCLEVLAELASSTQVLLFTHHRRVLELAKPMNANAGIFIHEMSKEEEMPELAGNLETL; translated from the coding sequence ATGAGAATTGATCGTCTTGACCTGCTTGCTTACGGTCCATTTACAGAGCAATCTTTAGACCTCTCTGAAGGCAACTTTGGCTTACATCTCATCTACGGTGACAACGAAGCTGGCAAAAGCACCTCGCTTCGATCACTTATCGCCTGGCTGTTCGGTATCCCCGCCAGGACGAACGACAATTTCCTGCATTCAAATGCACAGCTGCGAATCGGGGGACAGTTGCGACGTACAGATGGTTCGACCATCGAATTTACAAGAAAAAAAGGAAACAAGAACACCTTGCTGAAGTACGGTACCAACGAAGCCCTGGATGAGACTGTTCTCACACCCTTTCTTCCCGCAAACATTGATGAAACCCTCTTTACAAAGCTTTGGGGAATTAATCACGAACGATTAATCGCCGGAGGCCGCGAACTGCTGGACCAGTCCGGTCATCTTGGGGAGGCCCTTTTCAGTGCAGCAACCGGAACATCGAATTTACGGGAAGTTTTGCTTGATATGCAAAACAGCGCAACCCAAATCTTCAAACCAAGAGGTTCCAAGGCGAGATTGAACCGGGAAATCGCCGCCTACAAGGAAGCCCGGAAAAGAATCAAAGAGGCGACCCTGCCTGTTGCCGACTGGAAGAAATTACAAAAAGAACTCTCAGAAACGATAGCAGCTATTGAGAAAATTGAGAAAGAGATTGAAGCAAAAGGCAAGGTGAAAATTCGCCTGGAAAGGGTCAATCGCGTAAAGGGAGCCTTGGCTGAACGTCGGAGTGTTTTGGAAAAAATTCAGGCTCTGGGTCAGGTCGATCTGATGCCGGAAGATTTTGAGGAAAAGAGAAAAACCGCCGTCAGCAAGCTCCAATCCGCCAATGAAACCAAAGAGCGATTAGAAGCAAAATTATTTGCCTTAACAAATGAATCAAATGCATTAAACGTGAGAAACGATCTCCTTGAAAACGAAGAAGCTATTTTGGCTCTTTACAAGGAACTTGGAGCAGTGGAAAAAACGCTCATAGACCGACCGCAGCAGGATGGAAAAAGACGATTGCTGCGCAACGAGGCCGAAAACCTGCTCAAAACTGTTCGCCCGGATGTCAGCCTGGATCAAGCCGACGATTTACGCCCTCTTCTCAATAATAAAAAATGGCTTTCAGAATTAGCCCGAACGCACAGTTTGTTGGTCCAGAACAAGGAACAGACACAAGCATCTCTCAGGGATATAGAGGACAAACGTAAATCTCTCCGAAAAGAAATAGAGGATAACCCGGAATCCGACCTTGACGTGAAAGAGCTGAAAGCCGCAATTGCAGTTGCCCGGAAAGCCGGCAATGTGGAACAACGGTTGGCCGAAGCACAAAAACAGGCTGCTGACGAACATGAGGCATGTCATAATGAACTGGCAAGACTGGGAAGGTACAGCGGTTCACTTGATTCCCTGCTGACGCTGCCTCTGCCTGTACCTGAGACCCTGGATCAGTTTGAAAAAGAACGTGACGAGTTGCTGGAAGAATACAAAGACACGACTCGTAAAACGCAGGAACGTAACGAGGAGAAAAGGCAGGCAGAACAGGATTTGAACGCACTTTTGCTCCAAAGTGATGTGCCGACCCTTGCTGATCTGGAAACATCACGGGATGTGCGCAATATGGGCTGGCAGCTGATCAAACGCAAATATATCAATCAGACCGATGTTGCTGAAAATGAAGTTACTAAGAACGAGCTTGCTGCATACACTCAGGATGGTGATTTGCCCGCTGCCTATGAAAAGAAGGTCAAGTCTGCGGACCAGATATCTGATCGTCTCCGCATGGATGCCGACCAGGTCGTTAAGCGGGCAGAGCTGGAATCAAAGATCGCAACACTCCAAGTGCAAATTGATGATTTCCAAAAAGCCCTTGATCATCTGAAAACAAAGCAACATGATCTCCAGGCAAGGTGGTCAACTATCTGGAAACCATTGAGGATAGAGGCCGGAACTCCGAGGGAGATGAAGCAATGGCTTTTCAAAGTGAAAAATCTTATTGAAAAGCTCCAAACTGCAAAACGTTCCTCAACACATGAGAGCAATCTCAGCAAAGAATGTGAACAACTGAAACAGGCTGTTGCAGCGCAAATATCAAAATTCGATGCATCGGCAAAAACTCAGGAAATGAATCTGGAATCTCTTCTCTCAATCTGTGAGCAGCGCGTTAAGGAAGAGGAGGTTCTTCGTGCACAACAAGAGCGTAATGAACATTTACTCAAAGAATCCGAAATTCATCTCAGGCGACAACAGGATGAGTTGAAGTCCATTGAGGCCAAGCTTTCAGGCTGGACCCAGGAATGGACCAAGGTCATAGAGGGCCTGGGCCTGAAGGAGGATGATCATCCTGAGTATGCTGTTGAGACATTCGAGAACCTGCTGTTGTTCTTTGACAAATATGACAAGTCAGAGGAATTGCGTAAACGGATTTATGGGATGGACCAGGTCGAGGAAAGATTTGAGAACAAGGTATTTGCGTTTGCAGACAGCATAGGATTTCAAAAAGAAGGGCTGGAGGCATCAACCATTGCCGCTCGCTTGAATAAGGAACTGAATTCGGCCCGTGAAGCCCGCGCAAGCCTGATTGAAATAGAATCCCAATGCAGAGGAATCAAAGATGAAATCAAGGATACCAATATCACGATCCGAAATTCCGAAAAACAATTGGCCGTTTTGAGAATGCAGGCCAAGGTCGAAACCGATGAAGAACTCGTTGCTGCCGGTGAAAAATCGAACAACAAACGTGACCTGCAAGGAAAGTTGGAGATGCTCGAACAAGAGCTCAATAGAAATGGCGACGGTCTGCGTGTTGAAGAGTTAGAAAGAGAGCTGGAAGCCTCAGAGATAGATACACTGGAGGGTGAACTTGAAATCGTCTCTGATGAGCTGAAGGAGCTTCATGGCGAACGGGATCAATTAAGAGATCAGCGACAGACGATTCAACATGAAATCAACGCACAGGATGGGAGTGCCTCAGCGGCAAACGCCTCGGAAGAGGCAGAAGAGCACCTTGCCGGTATCGCTTCACATGCTGAACAATATCTCCGACTCCAGGCTGCTGCACTTATTCTCGAACAGCAAATTGAAAAATACCGTAAGACAAATCAGGCCCCGGTCCTGGCCAGGGCAGGAACGTTGTTCTCCAGGCTCACCTTGGGTTCATACACGGGACTTCGCGATGAATTGGATGACAAGGGGAATCCCATATTGCTGGGAGTACGCCCTGATGACAAAGAGGTCGCTATCGAAGGCATGAGTGAAGGTTCACGAGACCAGCTTTACCTGTCCCTGCGCCTGGCAACGCTTGAACAGCATCTGGGCAAGGGAGAACCCATGCCCTTTATTGTGGACGATATTCTCATCGGCTTTGATGACAAACGTACCCGCGTCTGTTTGGAGGTTCTTGCGGAATTAGCATCAAGTACCCAGGTACTTCTTTTCACCCATCACAGAAGAGTTCTTGAACTGGCAAAACCAATGAATGCGAACGCAGGGATATTTATACATGAGATGAGCAAGGAAGAAGAAATGCCGGAATTGGCTGGCAACCTTGAGACGCTATGA